A genome region from Jeongeupia sp. HS-3 includes the following:
- a CDS encoding methyl-accepting chemotaxis protein encodes MSLRLKAWSLSALVLVALLGVTLAGLFTMRHAANLDNRARIEQLMKSTYSTIAQLENAAASGRISDDDAKALASQILRENKYHKSEYVYVTDDKLTFIAAPLDPQLHGTSFNEFKDAQGKSVGAIAQAALQKSGGALTEYPWTSEREGTVVDLVSVAQRTPRWHWIVGTGVSSGEADTRFWASARWQVVVCLIVAGLVAALMLSAVAKLLRDLGGEPGEVLKLVQGVADGDLATGQNGRNIAPNSIYGSVLKMRDALRGVMLELQSAVGTLHRTSDDIVGKAEGSNRLVEAQGEAARRIAQTAERFAEQTQSAETEADTARRQSESATGISAKGQQVISAAVARLSETEQSVGDTQTSIDELATRVGSISAVIAVIRDVADQTNLLALNAAIEAARAGEQGRGFAVVADEVRKLAERTSTATQEIGNTISAVQTSSQNAKMRMDDMVEQLKEGIRQAKEGGEAVKAIRAETEATAQVVDGIGRTLADQVGASRAIRNDVDEVAQSSSGTLAAARGTVDAAQSIKSVSEQLAGQIRRFKL; translated from the coding sequence ATGTCTTTGCGTCTAAAAGCCTGGAGTCTGTCAGCTTTGGTGCTGGTTGCCCTGCTCGGCGTCACGCTCGCCGGCCTGTTCACCATGCGTCATGCCGCCAATCTCGACAACCGCGCTCGCATCGAACAGCTGATGAAGAGCACCTACAGCACGATCGCCCAGCTTGAGAACGCGGCCGCAAGCGGCCGTATCAGCGACGACGACGCCAAGGCGCTGGCAAGCCAGATCCTGCGCGAGAACAAATACCACAAATCCGAGTACGTTTACGTAACCGACGACAAGCTCACCTTCATCGCTGCGCCGCTCGACCCCCAATTGCACGGCACCAGTTTCAACGAATTCAAGGATGCGCAAGGCAAGAGTGTCGGCGCCATCGCGCAGGCGGCGCTGCAGAAATCCGGCGGCGCACTGACCGAATACCCGTGGACCAGCGAGCGCGAAGGCACCGTGGTCGATCTGGTCTCGGTGGCCCAGCGCACGCCGCGCTGGCACTGGATCGTCGGCACTGGCGTCAGTTCGGGCGAAGCCGATACCCGCTTCTGGGCGAGCGCCCGCTGGCAGGTGGTCGTGTGTCTGATCGTCGCCGGTCTCGTCGCGGCACTGATGCTCTCGGCAGTAGCGAAACTGTTGCGCGATCTGGGTGGCGAACCCGGCGAAGTGCTCAAACTGGTGCAAGGCGTTGCCGACGGCGACCTCGCCACCGGCCAGAACGGCCGCAATATCGCGCCGAACAGTATTTATGGCTCGGTATTGAAAATGCGCGATGCACTGCGCGGCGTGATGCTGGAGCTGCAATCGGCCGTCGGTACGCTGCACCGGACCAGCGACGACATCGTCGGCAAGGCCGAGGGCAGCAACCGTCTGGTTGAGGCCCAGGGCGAGGCAGCCCGGCGCATCGCCCAGACCGCCGAACGTTTTGCCGAACAGACGCAGAGCGCCGAAACCGAAGCCGATACCGCGCGCCGCCAGAGCGAATCGGCCACCGGCATCTCGGCCAAGGGCCAGCAGGTGATTTCGGCCGCCGTGGCGCGGCTGAGCGAAACCGAACAATCGGTCGGCGACACCCAGACCAGCATCGACGAACTGGCAACGCGCGTCGGCAGCATTTCGGCGGTGATCGCGGTGATTCGCGACGTTGCCGACCAGACCAATCTGCTGGCGCTGAACGCGGCGATCGAAGCCGCCCGCGCCGGTGAGCAAGGCCGTGGCTTTGCCGTGGTCGCAGACGAAGTGCGCAAGCTGGCCGAACGCACCAGCACCGCCACGCAAGAAATCGGCAACACCATCAGCGCGGTGCAAACCAGCAGCCAGAACGCCAAAATGCGCATGGACGACATGGTCGAGCAGTTGAAAGAAGGCATCCGTCAGGCCAAGGAAGGCGGCGAAGCGGTCAAGGCCATCCGCGCCGAAACCGAGGCCACCGCGCAGGTCGTCGACGGCATCGGCCGCACGCTGGCCGATCAGGTTGGCGCCAGCCGCGCGATCCGCAACGATGTCGACGAGGTCGCACAATCGTCCAGCGGCACGCTGGCGGCCGCACGCGGCACCGTCGATGCGGCGCAGTCGATCAAATCGGTATCCGAACAACTCGCCGGGCAGATTCGCCGCTTCAAACTCTAA
- a CDS encoding AI-2E family transporter, which produces MKRTNQWVEPAIATCAVVLLLALSYQILAPFIAALAWAGILVYASWKPYEKLSKLMRGNRLLPALLLLGIFALVIVLPLVIAGIELSANIDGISHWLQVHIEAGLPPLPHWLMTAPGVGPKIAEFWSGLSQGDPEVINRLKDWMKPLGGMLLLFGKAIGSGLMLMLMSLAFAFFFYVGGHEIVRWFIRVLNRIGGKRAEELLMIAAGTVRGVVYGFIGTALVQGALAWFGYWLVGVENAAAFGLVSCFLSLIPGGPSLLGLPVAFWLYQQGDTGWAVFLGIWMVAVVSMADNVVKPLFIGKESNLPFVLILVGVLGGALAWGVLGVFLGPTLLAVSYALLHNWAARQIEEDDAEQVAAPKAPESTS; this is translated from the coding sequence ATGAAAAGAACAAATCAATGGGTCGAGCCGGCCATCGCCACCTGCGCCGTGGTGCTGCTGCTGGCGCTGTCGTATCAGATCCTCGCCCCCTTCATTGCTGCCCTCGCCTGGGCCGGTATTCTGGTCTACGCAAGCTGGAAGCCTTACGAAAAACTTTCAAAATTGATGCGTGGTAACCGGCTGCTGCCGGCGCTGCTGTTGCTCGGCATCTTCGCGCTGGTGATCGTGCTGCCGCTGGTGATCGCCGGGATAGAGCTGTCGGCGAATATCGACGGCATTTCGCACTGGTTACAGGTGCATATCGAAGCTGGTCTGCCGCCGCTGCCGCATTGGCTGATGACCGCGCCCGGAGTGGGGCCGAAGATCGCCGAGTTCTGGAGCGGCCTGTCGCAGGGCGACCCCGAGGTGATTAACCGGCTGAAGGACTGGATGAAGCCGCTCGGTGGCATGCTCTTGCTGTTCGGCAAGGCGATCGGCAGCGGGCTGATGCTGATGCTGATGAGCCTGGCGTTCGCGTTCTTCTTCTACGTCGGCGGCCACGAGATCGTCCGCTGGTTCATCCGCGTACTGAACCGGATCGGCGGCAAGCGCGCCGAGGAGCTGCTGATGATCGCCGCCGGCACCGTGCGCGGCGTCGTCTACGGCTTCATCGGCACCGCGCTGGTGCAGGGCGCGCTGGCGTGGTTCGGCTACTGGCTGGTCGGCGTCGAGAACGCCGCGGCCTTCGGTCTGGTCAGCTGCTTCTTGTCGCTGATCCCGGGCGGCCCGAGCCTGCTGGGCCTGCCGGTGGCGTTCTGGCTGTACCAGCAGGGCGATACCGGCTGGGCGGTGTTCCTCGGTATCTGGATGGTCGCGGTGGTCAGCATGGCCGACAACGTCGTCAAACCGCTGTTCATCGGCAAGGAAAGCAATCTGCCCTTCGTGCTGATCCTCGTCGGCGTGCTCGGCGGCGCGCTGGCCTGGGGCGTGCTCGGTGTCTTCCTCGGCCCGACCTTGCTGGCGGTCAGCTATGCCTTATTGCACAACTGGGCGGCAAGGCAGATCGAGGAAGATGATGCGGAGCAAGTGGCGGCGCCCAAGGCCCCCGAATCGACCTCGTAG
- the gcvA gene encoding transcriptional regulator GcvA, with product MDSPLKSPGKLPSLPALRAFEAAARHGHFGRAADELFVTHGAVSHQIRALEETLGFALFARDGRGVKLTAEGRRLAATLNASLCQIGDTIAAIAQEHGRPRVVLTCLPSFAAKWLTTRLGRFIDQHPDIEIWIRSTQVREDLVAEGIDLGLRVGPGGWPGVHCEPLMRDAFVVVASPQLPGGLPQQPADLARWPLLRSSIEPWRHWFAKAGLDWPEPQNGLVFTDSGLLIQAVLDCQGIALAREVLVHDDLAAGRLVQVFPTTLPMPGAYWLITPSPPPYRPAVATFVDWLRGEAATSGFAYEDKP from the coding sequence ATGGATTCGCCATTGAAATCACCGGGCAAGCTGCCGTCGCTACCGGCGTTGCGCGCTTTCGAGGCCGCGGCGCGCCACGGCCACTTCGGCCGCGCCGCTGACGAACTGTTCGTGACCCACGGCGCGGTCAGCCACCAGATCCGCGCGCTCGAAGAGACGCTGGGCTTCGCGCTGTTCGCGCGCGACGGTCGCGGCGTCAAGCTGACTGCCGAAGGTCGGCGACTGGCGGCAACGCTCAACGCCAGCCTGTGCCAGATCGGCGACACCATCGCCGCCATCGCTCAGGAGCACGGCCGGCCGCGCGTGGTGCTGACCTGCCTGCCGTCGTTCGCCGCCAAATGGCTGACCACCCGCCTGGGTCGTTTCATCGACCAACATCCAGACATCGAAATCTGGATCCGCTCGACCCAGGTGCGCGAGGATCTGGTCGCCGAGGGCATTGATCTCGGCCTGCGCGTCGGCCCCGGCGGCTGGCCCGGCGTCCATTGCGAACCGCTGATGCGCGATGCCTTCGTCGTCGTCGCCAGCCCGCAGCTGCCCGGCGGCCTGCCGCAACAACCGGCCGATCTGGCACGCTGGCCACTGCTGCGCTCATCGATCGAACCGTGGCGCCACTGGTTTGCCAAGGCCGGACTGGATTGGCCCGAGCCGCAGAACGGGCTGGTCTTCACCGACTCCGGACTGCTGATACAGGCGGTGCTTGATTGTCAGGGCATCGCCCTTGCGCGTGAAGTACTGGTTCACGATGATCTGGCCGCAGGCCGGCTGGTGCAGGTATTTCCAACCACGCTGCCGATGCCCGGCGCCTACTGGCTGATCACACCATCGCCGCCGCCTTACCGCCCCGCCGTGGCGACCTTTGTCGACTGGCTGCGCGGCGAGGCCGCGACGTCGGGTTTTGCCTACGAGGACAAGCCGTGA
- the bamE gene encoding outer membrane protein assembly factor BamE, producing the protein MFHRPRLALLATALLLAACANQSGTTASSTPASNGGKTTGANGKAAAQQQADAPTPGGRKVMSKDGTFEGEIVGTPAKKSKFAKLQIGMSQRQVEDLIGNPSDTKTYTTGKAWVPFYFGKDAYRFETYYKKEGRLTFVGGGVTGTSGKLLRITVDTKEDGYQ; encoded by the coding sequence ATGTTTCACCGCCCCCGCCTTGCCCTGCTTGCCACCGCCCTGCTGCTGGCCGCCTGCGCCAACCAGTCCGGCACCACCGCGTCGTCGACGCCCGCATCGAACGGTGGCAAGACCACGGGAGCCAACGGCAAGGCGGCCGCACAGCAGCAAGCCGACGCGCCGACCCCGGGCGGTCGCAAGGTGATGTCCAAGGACGGCACGTTCGAGGGCGAGATCGTCGGCACGCCGGCGAAGAAGAGCAAGTTCGCCAAGCTGCAGATCGGCATGTCGCAACGCCAGGTCGAAGACCTGATCGGCAACCCGAGCGATACCAAGACCTACACCACCGGCAAGGCCTGGGTGCCGTTCTATTTCGGCAAGGACGCCTACCGCTTCGAGACCTACTACAAGAAGGAAGGCCGGCTGACCTTCGTCGGCGGCGGCGTCACCGGCACCAGCGGCAAGCTGCTGCGCATCACCGTCGACACCAAGGAAGACGGCTACCAGTAA
- a CDS encoding carbohydrate-binding protein, which translates to MQRSIINGVLALLLAGSAALASAQSWREGRHYSPGDVVSYQGRQYRAMQGHDAHRGSNWNPRDAASLWQPLGGRHDDGHYRPKPHHDDGQYRPDPRYDDGQYRPDPRYDDGRWRPDVRNDDWRRRHWQESGRRRPDGWRDGHRYGGGDWVWYHGRAYEARRPVTEAEIRMNPLQLPGLWLDISATLR; encoded by the coding sequence ATGCAACGATCGATCATCAACGGGGTGCTGGCGCTGCTGCTGGCCGGCAGCGCGGCGCTGGCGAGTGCGCAAAGCTGGCGCGAGGGACGCCATTACTCGCCGGGCGACGTCGTCAGCTATCAGGGAAGGCAATACCGGGCGATGCAGGGCCACGACGCGCACCGCGGGTCGAACTGGAATCCGCGCGACGCGGCATCGTTGTGGCAGCCGCTAGGCGGTCGGCACGACGACGGCCACTATCGTCCGAAACCGCATCATGACGACGGGCAGTACCGCCCGGATCCGCGCTACGACGATGGCCAGTATCGCCCCGACCCGCGTTACGACGACGGCCGCTGGCGGCCCGACGTGCGCAACGATGACTGGCGCCGCCGTCACTGGCAGGAAAGTGGCCGCCGCCGTCCCGACGGCTGGCGCGACGGCCACCGTTATGGCGGCGGAGACTGGGTCTGGTATCACGGCCGGGCGTACGAGGCGCGCCGGCCGGTCACCGAGGCGGAAATCCGCATGAACCCGCTGCAACTGCCGGGCTTGTGGCTCGACATCAGCGCGACGCTGCGCTGA